One segment of Toxoplasma gondii ME49 chromosome VI, whole genome shotgun sequence DNA contains the following:
- a CDS encoding Toxoplasma gondii family E protein (encoded by transcript TGME49_240350) encodes MDEPVQSPSVRKRQAHDEFQISISEAQKHQLPREKRPVITQISEETGIPSDISMIRQYSTNSHRLSDLNATNQDSSTSGVSRRRRRRLENSTLSGRDHTPRRTRAKRRLLSVILTVTLGVYLSKYLSRCVLTPRHAGLSSDTSPLGVQQGKSPPLSSGSRSAVTEKGRRLAAAEWGGGSDESPNTGSQSESKEPICEYPAASGVANASSVLRSQGTGHAVVGPLTGASSSSRGPAASGWELEAFRGQTAGVTHSGHTEAAPLNVSEFLETNFEPGSPSSEAALLREIASVVMSAAAAASEALGRVRLSSSGLRLALQHLGEGYGCLMEEAKSVEAGEKRESNDEGTAGLERPSRSRIGVADTDSPTAEPMPSSQTTAINRTQTSEALGNGPRPLSTRISFVSQVNSRYGRGSSLATIHESAPSEQADPGDEFDPWRHNGGSMFTDVVWDAKDDGTQPSSLEEAMSIVGMDEGMVGGWNPFSSTTSTSDAWGKFVTDQSDARETAGDDANDVTGSPPRRPSYSEVVKHASRSLSAPPRSTAANGQGMAKRVAGLGQRLTSSGQRQSATSRDVSGGRRHYPSGPRVPGRRPTNRFESIDRSASHRRAGARPSLPSRPPPKPPLPQISKVGFGASGTPVQRGASQGGTPSGSEKRDGGEPSKDVKGQGEDAGQPGASGGPLGGAGGGGRRPGDDERDDDKRKKGKGSSSGGGEKKKEEQEKKAKKERDQREEAKKESKPVDGREARGKEVKQGGGGLSSDSGKGSTGEKAGKKKAKKDRGRRAIEGTAGDVTDAGVTSEATGGVPKEAEPQKDGEDRGVHGGGRGGEGPGSAGATETGDALQHDSGGIGSGSEDRDKSRSETAAREKQVSKRQKSSGGRRKKKGASVAPQTGQTTTGEAPRSAVDSEGGRAGPLAASDKNKAGTDEGGRDAKGDEDGEAATAGPRAGAQHTGEHGGETEVVGETVKVAEADEEGSDAAAQREALRTGARPKTSSAAGRRKQKMKEQHAEQAESVSTRVSAAAEDQEVASRGRARHRTRAPDTRAGTGGSHKGVKASLGPSDGKGGQDGDVTVVSGKPSTWQEDQAPQVRSSRFTSMAPSLRSKLRSVVTDHLAAVEQLKAEPGGDEFMGLIGSDKFIGTAFRPAQYHMLTRLILLKGEYLHRLEALFEVASGLHKAALEQRTQARRTSGALPKVATARSRDAGYDIIGIDESPFSGIIIETATARDTARQEFQLFLQADTACRCADIARVHLPPVPDLGIPLFPTEEGYDPDSQEVVYTSSGIALRAADPVSVAMILRDTLLQWQAQVESVISDVEAKWWDPPSDPDEARRQHERTTAVFKISATYVSWHVLADAMNYWGHATIHLTDPALKAGALSALKHVASAQDEIILLKREYAQAYSASYRQTAKANVRNPQNRWDPLPDNGHAPDVRGAAELDAQEGPADTQTTKEPPADVAAVQKTHEEQETDGSV; translated from the coding sequence ATGGACGAGCCGGTACAAAGTCCGTCGGTGAGGAAGCGGCAAGCACACGACGAATTTCAGATCTCAATATCTGAGGCTCAAAAACATCAATTGcctcgagaaaagagacccGTTATAACACAGATCTCTGAAGAGACTGGCATTCCGTCTGATATTTCTATGATACGTCAATACTCTACCAACTCTCACAGGCTGTCAGACCTGAACGCCACCAATCAAGACTCATCGACCTCAGGAGTGTCTCGTCGAAGGCGTCGACGTCTGGAAAATTCTACCTTATCTGGTCGTGACCATACGCCACGACGCACCCGTGCGAAACGGAGACTGCTGTCCGTCATTCTGACAGTTACTCTTGGGGTCTATCTAAGCAAATACCTTTCTCGGTGTGTCTTGACGCCCCGGCATGCTGGCTTGAGTTCAGACACGAGTCCTCTTGGCGTTCAACAGGGGAAGTCCCCTCCTCTGAGTTCAGGTTCACGTTCTGCCGTAACCGAAAAAGGCCGCCGTCTGGCTGCTGCGGAGTGGGGTGGCGGCAGCGACGAATCTCCGAATACTGGATCCCAGAGCGAGAGCAAGGAACCCATCTGCGAGTACCCAGCAGCAAGTGGGGTTGCTAACGCCTCGAGTGTGCTCAGATCTCAAGGCACCGGTCATGCGGTTGTGGGCCCGCTTACAGGCGcatcctcttcctcgagggGACCAGCCGCCAGCGGTTGGGAGTTGGAAGCTTTTAGGGGCCAGACTGCAGGAGTTACCCACTCTGGCCACACGGAGGCAGCGCCGCTGAACGTTTCTGAGTTCCTCGAAACCAATTTCGAGCCCGGGTCGCCTTCCTCCGAAGCTGCTTTGCTTCGCGAAATAGCTAGCGTCGTGATGAGTGCTGCTGCCGCTGCGTCCGAAGCACTGGGGAGAGTTCGTTTATCGTCATCGGGACTCCGGTTGGCCCTCCAACATCTGGGTGAAGGGTATGGCTGTTTGatggaagaagcgaaatcCGTCGAAGCTGgggaaaaaagggaaagcAACGATGAAGGCACGGCGGGACTAGAACGCCCTTCACGCAGTCGTATCGGGGTGGCGGACACAGACAGCCCCACTGCGGAACCCATGCCAAGCTCTCAGACTACGGCCATCAATCGAACACAGACTAGCGAAGCGCTTGGCAACGGACCTCGGCCCCTGTCAACGCGAATATCGTTTGTTTCACAAGTTAATTCACGGTATGGAAGAGGTTCCTCTTTGGCAACAATTCATGAGTCAGCTCCCTCGGAGCAGGCGGACCCCGGAGATGAGTTCGACCCGTGGAGGCACAATGGTGGATCGATGTTCACGGATGTCGTGTGGGACGCAAAAGACGACGGTACACAACCTTCTTCCCTGGAAGAAGCGATGTCAATTGTGGGAATGGACGAAGGCATGGTCGGTGGATGGAATCCGTTCTCGTCGACAACAAGCACCAGTGACGCATGGGGAAAATTTGTAACCGACCAAAGTGATGCCAGAGAGACCGCAGGCGATGACGCCAATGATGTAACTGGCAGTCCGCCCCGCAGGCCATCATACAGTGAGGTCGTCAAGCATGCTTCGCGGTCGCTCTCTGCACCTCCGAGGAGCACAGCGGCAAACGGACAAGGTATGGCGAAAAGAGTGGCTGGCCTTGGACAGCGACTCACATCATCAGGGCAGCGACAGTCCGCCACTAGCCGAGACGTCTCAGGTGGGCGACGCCATTATCCCAGTGGACCTCGAGTGCCAGGACGAAGGCCCACCAACCGCTTCGAAAGCATCGATCGTTCAGCTTCTCATAGGAGAGCAGGCGCGAGACCAAGCCTCCCCTCTAGGCCTCCACCAAAGCCTCCGCTGCCACAGATATCAAAAGTGGGTTTTGGCGCCTCAGGAACGCCCGTGCAACGGGGCGCCAGTCAGGGAGGGACGCCATCAGGGTCTGAGAAACGCGATGGTGGAGAGCCGTCGAAGGACGTCAAAGGACAGGGCGAGGATGCAGGGCAACCCGGTGCTAGCGGAGGGCCACTGGGGGGTGCTGGAGGGGGAGGGCGCCGGCCTGGCGACGACGAGCGGGACGACGACAAGCGGAAGAAGGGTAAGGGGTCGTCGAGCGGtggcggggagaagaagaaagaggagcaggagaagaaggcgaagaaggagagggatcaaagggaggaggcgaagaaggagagcaaacCGGTGGACGGTCGCGAGGCGAGGGGAAAAGAGGTGAAACAAGGAGGTGGAGGCTTGAGCAGTGACTCAGGCAAAGGATCGACTGGTGAAAaggcggggaagaagaaggcgaaaaaagacaggGGTAGGCGGGCGATTGAAGGGACTGCCGGAGACGTTACTGATGCAGGGGTGACGAGTGAGGCGACGGGTGGGGTTccgaaagaagcagaaccgCAAAAGGACGGTGAGGACAGGGGTGTGCACGGTGGTGGCAGAGGAGGTGAAGGTCCAGGATCAGCTGGGGCGACTGAGACTGGAGATGCCCTGCAGCATGACTCAGGGGGTATTGGATCTGGGtccgaagacagagacaagagccGGTCTGAAACAGCAGCTCGTGAGAAGCAGGTCAGTAAGCGACAGAAGTCGAGTggaggaaggcggaagaagaaaggtgcTAGTGTTGCGCCACAGACAGGACAGACGACAACCGGAGAAGCCCCGAGGTCAGCTGTAGACTCAGAAGGGGGAAGGGCGGGACCGTTGGCCGCATCCGACAAAAACAAAGCAGGCACTGATGAAGGCGGAAGGGATGCAAAGGGAGATGAGGATGGAGAGGCCGCCACCGCGGGACCGCGGGCTGGGGCGCAGCATACAGGAGAACACGGCggagagactgaagtggTGGGTGAGACGGTGAAGGTCGCTGAGGCGGACGAGGAGGGCAGTGACGCCGCCGCTCAGCGGGAAGCATTACGAACAGGAGCAAGACCCAAAACGTCTTCCGCAGCAGGCAGACGCAAGCAGAAAATGAAGGAACAGCATGCAGAACAGGCAGAGTCTGTATCGACTCGAGTGTCAGCCGCCGCAGAGGACCAGGAAGTAGCGTCACGCGGACGAGCGAGACATCGCACACGTGCCCCTGATACAAGGGCGGGAACAGGTGGTAGTCATAAAGGTGTTAAGGCGTCTCTTGGACCTTCCGACGGCAAAGGAGGACAGGATGGTGATGTAACTGTGGTGTCGGGGAAGCCGTCGACGTGGCAGGAGGATCAGGCGCCACAGGTGCGGTCCAGTCGGTTTACGTCCATGGCACCTAGTTTGCGATCTAAATTGAGAAGCGTTGTTACGGACCATCTCGCGGCGGTGGAGCAGCTAAAGGCTGAACCCGGCGGAGATGAATTCATGGGTCTTATCGGATCGGACAAGTTTATAGGAACTGCATTTCGCCCTGCTCAATATCACATGTTGACCAGATTAATTCTGTTAAAAGGAGAATATCTACACCGATTAGAGGCTTTGTTCGAGGTCGCGTCTGGTCTGCATAAGGCAGCTTTGGAACAAAGGACACAGGCTCGGCGGACGTCGGGGGCACTTCCAAAAGTGGCCACTGCCAGGAGTCGCGACGCCGGATATGACATCATCGGCATCGACGAATCTCCTTTCTCCGGCATCATAATTGAAACTGCGACGGCTAGGGACACTGCCCGCCAGGAGTTTCAGCTCTTTCTTCAGGCGGATACAGCGTGCCGGTGCGCAGATATAGCACGCGTGCATCTGCCACCTGTCCCGGATCTCGGCATACCGCTGTTCCCCACTGAAGAAGGATACGATCCTGATTCCCAGGAAGTTGTATACACGTCGTCCGGAATCGCTCTTCGAGCTGCAGATCCGGTGTCTGTCGCTATGATTCTTAGAGATACGTTGCTGCAGTGGCAAGCTCAGGTCGAATCAGTCATTTCAGATGTAGAGGCGAAATGGTGGGATCCACCTTCTGACCCGGACGAGGCAAGGAGGCAGCACGAGCGAACGACAGCGGTTTTCAAAATATCAGCCACATACGTGTCCTGGCACGTACTAGCTGACGCAATGAATTATTGGGGACATGCGACCATCCACCTGACAGATCCTGCTCTAAAAGCTGGGGCTCTATCCGCTCTTAAACACGTCGCATCCGCTCAAGATGAAATCATTTTATTGAAGCGAGAATACGCGCAGGCGTATTCCGCCAGCTACAGGCAAACCGCTAAAGCCAATGTTAGGAATCCTCAGAACCGATGGGACCCTCTGCCTGATAACGGACACGCCCCAGACGTACGGGGCGCTGCGGAGCTCGACGCTCAGGAAGGGCCTGCAGATACACAGACAACGAAGGAACCGCCGGCAGATGTGGCAGCCGTGCAAAAGACACACGAGGAGCAAGAAACGGATGGCTCCGTCTGA